One Torulaspora globosa chromosome 5, complete sequence DNA window includes the following coding sequences:
- the RRI2 gene encoding Rri2p (ancestral locus Anc_3.55): protein MSDEEDGNANYDDFMMSDEEVDIVEMEEETDEEDGCFTGESEFNVEASTNEILGALDERELERLCDEALSFMEDQDFKRSRDLLQEVQHNTDKHKTELTAIVWRWRLLSQIARSWLFEIHYNGIDDRTFRGTLDAFRALVDHLDRTELLNGDLVRRTLTDLLHELCPSSKRDFLFAVELIADDSMAWKMQLRLQCIALLQASPRLGEATLTDEVRDTIELKRITAKVWSDRLDKGHIDLRDIQKIQESCCETSIEEATNDQHYADKIGLVLQCHIFNYLSGHGDLPRDLFSRLIEQLELFSSNSLSVSQHLGLMIQLSTVRALVMLSGLGRDESRIELPLFYRDIRALREQFWSCLQQMEEIGGSRQNFSSLFEQFILSGFIFCSMILHRRMHDQINPFDLEQLKVALEAPSIRLLRTIYHNFLQLDLRKLHEAIQQLSGVRELLKRLIDNIYYLGQLAKLWEQIAPVYSCISLKDIQNMLEIDATLRVSRDELLTVLMTSILNNTAKIYYKLDLTRDLVYFGDEYRVQLCSHPKKSFVNKTVVTESGVKLSHLEIANNIGVFDQPCSLKGLDSCAFFDKIQRSRDHIQAAERQDHSKLHVSGARCSEKYEELASLATELLTFSDIK from the coding sequence ATGTcggatgaggaagatggcAATGCCAATTACGATGATTTCATGATGTCTGACGAGGAGGTGGATATCGTCGAGATGGAGGAGGAAaccgatgaagaggatggTTGTTTCACAGGAGAGTCCGAGTTCAACGTCGAGGCCAGTACGAACGAAATACTAGGAGCTCTCGATGAGCGGGAACTTGAGAGATTGTGTGATGAAGCCTTATCTTTTATGGAAGATCAAGATTTTAAGCGATCAAGAGACCTCTTGCAGGAGGTGCAGCACAACACCGACAAGCACAAGACCGAATTAACAGCGATCGTTTGGAGATGGAGATTACTTTCGCAGATTGCGAGATCCTGGTTGTTCGAGATACACTATAATGGTATCGACGACAGAACTTTCCGGGGCACTCTCGATGCCTTCCGTGCATTGGTCGATCATCTAGATCGGACTGAGCTTCTAAATGGTGATCTTGTGAGAAGAACATTGACGGACCTTCTTCATGAGTTGTGCCCTTCGTCGAAAAGAGATTTCCTATTCGCTGTAGAACTCATTGCCGATGATTCGATGGCCTGGAAAATGCAGCTGCGATTGCAGTGCATAGCCCTCTTGCAAGCATCCCCCAGATTAGGAGAAGCAACATTGACAGATGAAGTTAGGGATACCATAGAGCTCAAGAGAATAACAGCAAAAGTCTGGAGCGACAGGCTTGACAAGGGACATATTGATTTACGTGATattcaaaaaattcaagaaTCTTGCTGTGAAACTAGTATTGAGGAAGCGACGAACGACCAGCACTACGCCGATAAGATTGGCCtggttcttcaatgccACATCTTCAATTACCTGAGTGGCCATGGAGACCTTCCGAGAGATCTCTTTTCGAGGCTCATAGAACAGTTGGAGCTCTTCTCGTCTAACTCATTGTCGGTTTCGCAGCACTTGGGCCTGATGATCCAGCTAAGCACAGTGAGGGCGCTGGTTATGCTTTCGGGCCTCGGCAGGGATGAGAGCCGTATCGAGCTGCCTCTGTTCTACAGAGATATAAGGGCTTTGAGGGAGCAATTCTGGAGCTGTCTGCAGCAGATGGAAGAGATAGGCGGGTCTCGGCAGAATTTTTCCTCTCTGTTTGAACAATTCATTCTATCAGGGTTCATCTTTTGCAGTATGATCCTACACAGGAGAATGCACGACCAGATCAATCCATTTGACTTGGAACAACTGAAGGTGGCCTTGGAGGCTCCAAGCATCCGGTTGCTCCGGACCATCTACCACAACTTCCTGCAATTGGACTTGCGGAAATTGCATGAAGCTATCCAGCAGCTGTCTGGAGTGAGAGAGCTCCTTAAGCGACTAATCGACAACATATATTATCTGGGACAGCTGGCGAAGCTATGGGAGCAGATAGCTCCGGTTTACTCGTGCATCTCTCTCAAGGATATTCAAAATATGCTTGAGATTGATGCAACCCTCAGGGTATCaagagatgagctgctcaCGGTGCTGATGACATCCATTCTCAACAACACAGCAAAAATATACTACAAGCTAGACCTAACGCGCGACTTGGTGTATTTTGGAGACGAATACAGAGTACAGCTTTGCTCGCATCCCAAGAAGAGCTTTGTGAATAAAACAGTCGTCACGGAATCCGGAGTGAAACTGTCCCATCTAGAGATCGCCAACAACATCGGCGTATTCGACCAGCCTTGCAGTCTGAAGGGTCTAGACTCTTGCGCGTTTTTCGACAAAATACAACGCTCTAGAGATCACATTCAAGCTGCAGAACGCCAAGATCACAGTAAACTACACGTTTCTGGAGCGCGATGCAGCGAGAAATACGAGGAGCTGGCGAGCTTGGCTACTGAGCTCTTGACTTTCAGTGACATTAAGTGA
- a CDS encoding peroxiredoxin family protein (ancestral locus Anc_3.54) produces the protein MLQLYRNAVSRIAAARTFRTFGPALFKTGDKIPTGLGGLRENSPGNSVDLGLEVASGKYVIVGLPAAFSPACSATHVPGYIKHLPQLKEKGIKQVFVTTVNDPFVTAAWGKSLGVPSDIRIIADTEGTFAKAGGHLFDSKKVFGNDRSVRFAAIVKDGKVVTELVEPDKTGVDVSSAENILKHL, from the coding sequence ATGCTACAACTGTACCGTAACGCAGTCTCCCgtattgctgctgctcgaACTTTCAGGACCTTTGGCCCAGCACTCTTCAAGACAGGCGACAAGATCCCCACAGGACTGGGAGGTCTGAGGGAAAACTCGCCCGGTAACTCAGTAGACCTGGGCCTGGAAGTCGCCTCCGGGAAGTATGTCATAGTGGGGCTGCCAGCTGCCTTCTCTCCAGCCTGCTCAGCGACCCACGTCCCGGGCTACATCAAACACCTGCCCCAATTGAAGGAGAAGGGCATCAAGCAGGTCTTCGTCACCACAGTCAACGACCCATTCGTGACCGCAGCCTGGGGCAAGAGTCTCGGTGTCCCCAGCGATATCCGGATCATTGCTGACACGGAAGGCACCTTCGCCAAGGCCGGAGGCCATCTGTTCGACTCCAAGAAAGTGTTTGGCAACGACCGTTCAGTTCGTTTCGCTGCCATAGTCAAGGACGGCAAGGTTGTTACAGAGCTGGTAGAGCCTGATAAGACTGGCGTCGACGTCTCCTCTGCTGAGAACATCCTGAAACACCTGTGA
- the MCH4 gene encoding Mch4p (ancestral locus Anc_3.53), translating to MAMLPFNVILRPAKIFFSKSRGSENLQSLELRSLPSQSYPATSGFAPNGDQEEYILTKNNNVVEVGASKLSNVRSRDFIDETTLDDESEFPDRGLQAWLAVFGSFIGLLPVFGLLNSLGAIESYISRHQLASVPASTVSWIFSLYLSMSFLSGIFAGGFFDRNGGLAPMCTGTVIYVGGIMCLANCYTVWQFILAFSILCGAGTGVLMTPLVSVLATWFLKKRAIATSIATMGGSVGGAIYPMMLKKLYKEVGYAWAIRITGFVCLACLIVSTTLCRERELVKQEPFKSKTELMKWYVSSSLNWRYFLEMKFLFAALGAALAEVSLTTSSTYLASYSLARGNTESTSFALITAINAIGALGRYIPGYVADRYLGRFNVYIIAVTISGLCNLIIWLPFGGYTGALWVYACIYGFSSGSILSLTPVCIGQISRTEDFGKRYSTAYFLQAIVTIPMLPIAGVIINKGTVPEYNKFIVFVSVLMLAGAACNMVTRYICVGTKLRKF from the coding sequence ATGGCTATGTTACCGTTCAATGTTATTCTGCGACCAGCTAAGAtattcttctcgaagagcaGAGGCAGTGAGAACTTGCAGAGTTTGGAGCTGAGAAGTCTTCCGAGTCAGAGCTATCCGGCAACCTCCGGCTTCGCACCCAACGGTGATCAGGAGGAGTACATTCTGACCAAGAACAATAACGTTGTCGAAGTTGGTGCATCCAAGTTGTCCAATGTGAGATCGAGAgacttcatcgatgagaCGACGCTGGATGACGAATCTGAGTTTCCCGACAGAGGTCTGCAGGCGTGGCTCGCTGTGTTTGGTTCATTTATCGGGCTGCTTCCTGTCTTTGGGCTTCTTAACTCTCTGGGTGCCATCGAGTCGTATATCTCGAGGCATCAACTGGCCTCCGTTCCGGCCTCCACGGTTTCGTGGATCTTTTCCTTATATCTGTCTATGAGCTTCCTAAGCGGTATCTTCGCAGGCGGGTTCTTTGATAGAAATGGGGGCCTGGCGCCCATGTGCACAGGAACGGTGATTTACGTTGGTGGTATAATGTGCCTGGCGAATTGTTACACCGTGTGGCAGTTTATCTTGGCTTTTTCGATCCTGTGTGGCGCTGGCACCGGAGTTCTGATGACTCCGCTGGTCAGCGTCTTGGCAACCTGGTTCTTAAAAAAGAGGGCCATTGCCACTAGCATTGCCACTATGGGTGGCTCTGTCGGGGGTGCTATCTATCCCatgatgttgaagaaactgtACAAAGAAGTGGGATACGCATGGGCCATCAGGATTACTGGCTTTGTCTGCCTAGCATGTCTCATCGTCTCAACGACTCTTTGTCGCGAAAGGGAACTGGTCAAACAGGAGCCGTTCAAGTCGAAGACGGAGCTGATGAAATGGTACgtttcctcttctttgaactgGAGATATTTCTTAGAGATGAAGTTTCTTTTCGCTGCGCTAGGAGCGGCGCTTGCTGAGGTCTCTCTTACTACTTCTTCGACATATCTCGCTTCTTACTCCTTGGCTAGAGGCAATACCGAAAGCACTTCTTTCGCCCTGATCACCGCTATCAATGCGATTGGCGCCCTAGGACGATATATACCAGGCTATGTCGCGGACAGATATCTCGGCAGGTTCAACGTTTACATTATTGCTGTCACGATTTCCGGACTGTGCAATCTGATCATATGGTTGCCCTTCGGAGGCTACACGGGCGCCCTATGGGTCTATGCTTGCATCTACGGCTTCAGCAGTGGCTCAATTCTCTCGCTGACGCCAGTCTGCATAGGACAAATTTCCAGAACGGAAGATTTCGGCAAACGGTACTCTACTGCCTATTTCCTGCAGGCTATAGTTACGATTCCCATGCTTCCTATCGCGGGTGTGATTATTAACAAGGGGACTGTACCCGAGTACAACAAGTTCATTGTCTTCGTCTCGGTACTGATGCTTGCAGGAGCAGCTTGTAATATGGTTACGAGATACATCTGTGTAGGAACGAAGCTACGTAAGTTTTGA
- the RPL18A gene encoding 60S ribosomal protein eL18 (ancestral locus Anc_3.52), producing MGIDHTTKQHKRSGHRTAPKSDNVYLKLLVKLYSFLARRTNAPFNKVVLKSLFLSKINRPPVSVSRIARALKQEGAANKTVVVVGTVTDDARIFEFPKTTVAALRFTAGARAKIIKAGGEAITLDQLAVRAPKGQNTLILRGPRNSREAVRHFGFGPHKNKAPRILSTGRKFERARGKRRSKGFKV from the exons ATGGGTATTGATCACACTACTAAGCAGCACAAGAGATCTGGTCACAGAACCGCTCCAAAGTCCGACAATGTCTACCTGAAGTTGTTGGTCAAGCTATACTCTTTCCTAGCTC GTCGTACCAATGCTCCATTCAACAAGGTCGTCTTGAAGTCTTTGTTCTTGTCTAAGATCAACAGACCTCCAGTTTCTGTCTCCAGAATCGCtagagctttgaagcaagAAGGTGCTGCCAACAAGActgtcgtcgtcgtcggTACCGTCACTGACGATGCCAGAATCTTTGAATTCCCAAAGACCACTGTTGCCGCTTTGAGATTCACTGCTGGTGCCAGagccaagatcatcaaggctGGTGGTGAAGCCATCACTTTGGACCAATTGGCCGTCAGAGCTCCAAAGGGTCAAAACACCTTGATCTTGAGAGGTCCAAGAAACTCCAGAGAAGCCGTCAGACACTTCGGTTTCGGTCCTCACAAGAACAAGGCTCCAAGAATCTTGTCTACCGGCAGAAAGTTCGAGAGAGCTAGAGGTAAGAGAAGATCTAAGGGTTTCAAGGTGTAA